In Gemmatimonadaceae bacterium, one genomic interval encodes:
- the thiL gene encoding thiamine-phosphate kinase, which yields MTGDRHVALGAGAEFDAIRRLLHRLDARSAGTGDDAALLAVPPGQLLVASIDVTVENVHFRRPWLTPTEIGYRAATAALSDLAAMAARPLGMLTAFVIPDSWRDALDALADGIGEAAAAADTIVVGGNLSEGSELSITTTVLGHAAHPLPRAGVGAHDTLYVTGRLGGSGAALSAFLGGRPPAPAYRERFAHPKARIAEALWLAEAGATAAIDISDGLAADAGHLAAASKRCIDLDLAAIPVVDGVSPLDALASGEEYELLVSAPGSLDGAAFAARFGIPLTAIGRAVPGEPHLVFVNDGGRRVAAGRGHSHLSA from the coding sequence GTGACCGGTGACCGCCACGTGGCGCTGGGCGCCGGCGCCGAGTTCGACGCCATTCGGCGGCTGCTCCACCGGCTGGATGCCCGCAGCGCCGGCACGGGAGACGACGCGGCGCTGCTGGCGGTGCCGCCGGGTCAACTCCTCGTGGCCAGCATCGACGTCACCGTCGAGAACGTGCACTTCCGGCGTCCCTGGCTCACGCCGACGGAAATCGGCTACCGCGCCGCCACGGCGGCGCTCAGCGATCTCGCGGCCATGGCGGCGCGTCCGCTTGGCATGCTCACGGCGTTCGTGATCCCGGACAGCTGGCGTGACGCGCTCGACGCGCTCGCCGACGGCATCGGCGAGGCCGCGGCAGCCGCCGATACCATCGTGGTGGGGGGTAACCTGTCGGAGGGTTCCGAACTGAGCATCACCACCACCGTGCTGGGCCACGCCGCGCACCCGCTTCCGCGAGCGGGAGTCGGCGCCCACGACACGCTGTACGTGACCGGCCGCCTGGGCGGCTCGGGCGCGGCGCTGAGCGCATTCCTTGGCGGGCGCCCGCCGGCCCCCGCATACCGCGAGCGCTTTGCCCATCCCAAGGCGCGGATCGCGGAGGCGTTGTGGCTGGCCGAGGCCGGCGCCACTGCCGCAATCGATATTTCCGACGGTCTGGCGGCCGACGCCGGCCATCTCGCGGCGGCCAGCAAGCGGTGCATCGACCTCGACCTGGCGGCCATTCCGGTGGTGGACGGGGTGTCCCCCCTCGACGCGCTGGCCAGCGGCGAGGAGTACGAACTGCTGGTTTCCGCTCCGGGATCGCTCGACGGGGCGGCCTTCGCCGCGCGGTTCGGCATTCCGCTCACGGCGATCGGACGGGCCGTTCCCGGCGAGCCGCATCTGGTTTTCGTGAATGACGGCGGGCGCCGCGTTGCGGCGGGGCGGGGGCACAGTCACCTTTCGGCGTGA
- a CDS encoding NAD(P)H-hydrate dehydratase, producing MTGPRLLVRVVTAAQAAARDAAAIAAGTPSRALMEVAGVSAAVEIERRFGPLDDRPVLVCCGPGNNGGDGWVVARVLAALGIPVDVCEAVVARTADAVSARQSARAAIPHPPREVAIAQARATRYHVVVDALLGTGSAGAPRGAIADAAALVTAQRDAGTRVAAIDLPTGLEATTGDATHALTADLTLTFGTVKRGQLVSRGVCGNLVVIDIGLGEHAALPDDAPLLVDEPWVAQQVPVIHADAHKGARRKVVIVGGAEGMSGAAILAARAALRSGAGMVKVLADPASLDAVRRADPAALTGPWPLTDAAVDDQIAGWADAVAIGPGLGNTPRSRELVARILGRWRGPVVLDADALNVFAGDLEPLAALLGGRPAILTPHPAEYARLSQTTVPEVLERRFDIGRGTAVRLRVALLLKGTPTVIFSPDGAARLVSASGTPVLATGGSGDVLTGITVTLLAQMGQATPAAACAAWVHGRAAERAQFGAPREAAPFSADLDESLGDGDDRSGYALSWPGGAQLPRRDARGLTLDDVLHALPDVWRLRSDVPAPPVLAELPAVERRS from the coding sequence ATGACCGGTCCCCGGCTCCTCGTTCGCGTTGTCACCGCTGCCCAGGCCGCGGCACGCGACGCGGCCGCCATCGCCGCCGGCACGCCCTCGCGTGCCCTCATGGAAGTGGCCGGCGTCAGCGCGGCGGTCGAGATCGAGCGCCGCTTCGGCCCCCTCGACGATCGTCCGGTGCTCGTCTGCTGCGGGCCCGGCAACAACGGAGGCGACGGCTGGGTGGTGGCCCGCGTGCTGGCCGCGCTCGGCATCCCGGTGGACGTGTGCGAAGCGGTGGTGGCCCGCACCGCCGATGCGGTGTCCGCGCGCCAGAGCGCTCGCGCCGCGATTCCGCACCCGCCGCGAGAGGTCGCCATCGCCCAAGCACGCGCCACCCGCTACCACGTCGTGGTCGACGCGCTGCTCGGCACCGGCTCCGCCGGCGCCCCGCGCGGCGCGATCGCCGACGCCGCGGCGCTGGTTACCGCGCAGCGCGACGCGGGCACCCGCGTGGCCGCCATCGATCTGCCCACCGGGCTCGAGGCCACCACCGGCGACGCCACGCACGCGCTCACCGCCGACCTCACCCTCACCTTCGGCACCGTGAAGCGCGGACAGCTGGTGTCGCGTGGGGTGTGCGGCAATCTCGTGGTGATCGACATCGGCCTCGGCGAGCACGCCGCGCTGCCCGACGACGCGCCGCTCCTGGTGGACGAGCCGTGGGTGGCGCAGCAGGTGCCGGTCATCCACGCCGACGCGCACAAGGGAGCGCGCCGCAAGGTGGTGATCGTGGGCGGCGCCGAGGGGATGTCGGGAGCCGCCATCCTCGCCGCGCGCGCCGCGCTGCGCAGCGGCGCCGGCATGGTGAAGGTGTTGGCCGACCCCGCGTCGCTCGACGCCGTGCGCCGCGCCGATCCCGCCGCGCTCACCGGTCCATGGCCCCTCACCGATGCGGCGGTCGACGACCAGATCGCCGGGTGGGCCGACGCCGTCGCCATCGGCCCCGGGTTGGGCAACACGCCGCGGTCACGCGAACTCGTGGCCCGCATCCTCGGCCGCTGGCGGGGTCCCGTGGTGCTCGATGCCGACGCGCTCAACGTGTTCGCGGGCGATCTCGAGCCCCTCGCCGCGCTGCTCGGCGGCCGCCCCGCGATTCTCACGCCGCACCCGGCCGAATACGCGCGCCTCTCGCAGACCACCGTTCCCGAAGTGCTCGAGCGCCGGTTCGACATCGGGCGCGGCACCGCGGTCCGCCTCCGCGTGGCGCTGCTGCTCAAGGGCACGCCCACGGTGATCTTCTCGCCCGACGGCGCCGCCCGCCTCGTGAGCGCCAGCGGCACGCCGGTGCTCGCCACCGGCGGCAGCGGCGACGTCCTCACCGGGATCACCGTCACGCTGCTCGCGCAGATGGGCCAGGCCACGCCGGCTGCCGCCTGCGCCGCGTGGGTGCACGGCCGCGCGGCGGAGCGCGCGCAGTTCGGCGCGCCGCGCGAGGCCGCGCCCTTCAGCGCTGATCTCGACGAGTCCCTCGGCGACGGCGACGACCGCTCCGGGTACGCGTTGTCATGGCCCGGGGGCGCGCAACTGCCGCGTCGCGATGCCCGGGGGCTCACGCTCGACGACGTGCTCCACGCGCTGCCCGACGTCTGGCGCCTGCGGTCGGACGTGCCGGCGCCTCCCGTGCTCGCCGAGCTGCCGGCGGTGGAACGGCGCTCGTGA
- a CDS encoding Minf_1886 family protein — translation MAELTFRDGIMDRILLHERRFDERAYLFVLASLEYCQQRLPERRHISGAELACACRDLALERFGVIARLVLEHWGIHSSADIGDVVFTLVELDLLLSQPTDNRDEFVDAFDFDDAFERGYPWCGAIHA, via the coding sequence GTGGCTGAGCTGACCTTTCGCGATGGCATCATGGACCGCATCCTGCTCCACGAGCGGCGGTTCGACGAGCGTGCGTACCTGTTCGTGCTCGCCTCGCTGGAGTACTGCCAGCAGCGGCTGCCCGAGCGCCGCCACATCTCGGGGGCCGAACTGGCCTGCGCCTGTCGCGACCTCGCCCTCGAACGGTTCGGCGTCATCGCCCGCCTCGTGCTCGAGCACTGGGGCATCCACAGCAGCGCCGACATCGGCGACGTCGTGTTCACGCTCGTCGAATTGGACCTGCTGCTCAGCCAGCCCACCGACAACCGCGACGAGTTCGTCGATGCATTCGACTTCGACGACGCCTTCGAGCGCGGCTATCCGTGGTGCGGAGCCATCCACGCGTGA
- a CDS encoding amino acid permease, with product MSAPPERGVLPRRLGFWSAVAVLVGSTIGSGIFRSPAGIADRLPGPLALASVWVMGGLFALCGALTLAEVGSAYPETGGVYVYIREGFGRMPAFLFGWSELVIIRAASLGAIAITFAEYAFRVAGYDPTTAPIDNYAHYLAAVAIAALGAVNIIGVKWSSLVLNLTTVAKYGGLLFIILFALAIGLPRTGGYYTPVAPAGSFALPAFGLALVSTLWAYDGWADLSFVAGEVRDPQRNIPRALITGTLAVIGIYLLANLAYLAVMPVSEVRRSPLVAADVAQRLLGTPGVAFVGVTVMLSTFGTLTGSLLTAPRIFFAMADDGLFFRRVAAVHPKFQTPYVAIGLSSALGVIFVLLRSFEQLADTFVTAIVPFYALGVASIFVLRRRQGYRPAFRVPGYPVVPLLFVMSTVYLLVNALVSPSSRWATAAVLGVVVAGIPVYYATVGRRR from the coding sequence ATGAGCGCCCCCCCGGAACGCGGCGTGCTGCCCAGACGGCTGGGATTCTGGAGCGCCGTCGCCGTGTTGGTCGGGTCCACCATCGGGTCGGGAATCTTCCGGTCGCCGGCCGGCATCGCCGACCGGCTGCCGGGTCCCCTCGCGCTGGCCTCCGTGTGGGTCATGGGCGGGCTGTTCGCCCTCTGCGGCGCCCTCACCCTGGCCGAGGTCGGGAGCGCCTATCCCGAGACGGGCGGCGTGTACGTGTACATCCGCGAAGGCTTCGGCCGCATGCCGGCCTTCCTGTTCGGATGGTCGGAGCTGGTCATCATCCGCGCCGCGTCGCTCGGCGCCATCGCCATCACCTTCGCCGAATACGCCTTTCGCGTGGCCGGGTACGATCCGACCACGGCTCCCATCGACAACTACGCGCACTATCTGGCGGCGGTGGCCATCGCCGCGCTCGGCGCCGTGAACATCATCGGCGTGAAGTGGAGTTCGCTGGTGCTCAACCTCACCACGGTTGCCAAGTACGGCGGCCTGCTGTTCATCATCCTGTTCGCGCTCGCCATCGGCCTGCCGCGCACCGGGGGCTACTACACGCCGGTCGCTCCCGCCGGCAGCTTCGCCCTGCCGGCGTTCGGCCTCGCGCTCGTGTCCACGCTCTGGGCGTACGACGGATGGGCCGACCTGAGCTTCGTGGCCGGCGAGGTGCGCGATCCGCAGCGCAACATCCCGCGGGCGCTGATCACCGGCACCCTCGCCGTGATCGGCATCTACCTGCTGGCCAACCTCGCGTATCTGGCCGTGATGCCGGTGAGCGAGGTGCGCCGCTCGCCCCTCGTGGCCGCCGACGTGGCGCAGCGCCTGCTCGGCACCCCGGGCGTGGCGTTCGTGGGCGTTACGGTGATGCTCTCCACCTTCGGCACCCTCACCGGCTCGTTGCTCACGGCGCCGCGCATCTTCTTCGCCATGGCCGACGACGGGCTCTTCTTCCGGCGCGTGGCGGCCGTCCATCCCAAATTCCAGACGCCGTACGTGGCCATCGGACTGAGCAGCGCGCTCGGCGTCATCTTCGTGCTGCTGCGCAGCTTCGAGCAGCTGGCCGACACGTTCGTCACCGCGATCGTGCCGTTCTACGCGCTCGGCGTGGCGTCGATCTTCGTGCTGCGGCGCCGCCAGGGCTACCGTCCGGCATTCCGCGTGCCGGGGTATCCCGTGGTGCCGCTCCTGTTCGTGATGTCCACCGTCTACCTGCTGGTTAACGCGCTCGTTTCGCCGTCCAGCCGCTGGGCCACGGCTGCCGTGCTCGGCGTTGTCGTGGCCGGCATCCCGGTGTACTACGCCACCGTCGGACGGCGCCGGTGA
- the glyA gene encoding serine hydroxymethyltransferase, which produces MNHWVDWDRCPPGTALRAADPEIAGLIMQEISRQNDGIELIASENFVSPAVLEAMGSPLTNKYAEGLPGKRYYGGCEIVDQVEQLAIDRAKQLFGADHANVQPHAGAQANMAVFMAVLKPGDTFLGMALSNGGHLTHGSPVNFSGLLYNAVSYGVTDEGLIDYDDMRAKAREHRPRLIIAGYSAYSRVVDFAAFADVAREVGALLMVDMAHFAGLVAAGVYPSPVPFADFVTSTTHKTLRGPRGGLILCRAEHAKAIDKAVFPGTQGGPLEHVIAAKAVAFREALEPAFKRYCAQIVANARALAAALITDGFQIVSGGTDNHLMLIDLRNRGDALTGKLAETALNAAGITVNKNTVPRETRSPFVTSGIRVGTSAVTTRGMHEPDMVRISTLIDRVLRAPEDAATIDAVRAEVREMAAAFPLYPMQDVVATA; this is translated from the coding sequence ATGAATCACTGGGTGGACTGGGACCGTTGCCCGCCGGGCACGGCGCTGCGCGCTGCCGATCCGGAGATCGCCGGCCTCATCATGCAGGAGATCTCGCGGCAGAACGACGGGATCGAGCTCATCGCGAGCGAGAACTTCGTGTCGCCGGCCGTGCTCGAAGCCATGGGCTCGCCGCTCACCAACAAGTACGCCGAGGGGCTGCCGGGCAAGCGCTATTACGGCGGCTGCGAGATCGTGGATCAGGTGGAGCAGTTGGCCATCGATCGCGCCAAGCAACTGTTCGGCGCCGATCACGCCAACGTGCAGCCGCACGCCGGAGCCCAGGCCAACATGGCGGTGTTCATGGCCGTGTTGAAGCCGGGCGACACCTTCCTCGGCATGGCGCTCTCCAACGGCGGCCATCTCACCCACGGCTCGCCGGTCAACTTCTCGGGCCTGCTCTACAACGCCGTGTCGTACGGCGTGACCGACGAAGGGCTCATCGACTACGACGACATGCGTGCCAAGGCCCGCGAGCACCGGCCGCGCCTGATCATTGCCGGCTACAGCGCCTATTCGCGCGTCGTCGACTTCGCGGCGTTCGCCGACGTGGCGCGCGAGGTGGGCGCCCTGCTCATGGTGGACATGGCGCACTTCGCCGGCCTCGTGGCGGCGGGCGTGTATCCGTCGCCCGTGCCATTCGCCGACTTCGTCACCAGCACCACGCACAAGACGCTGCGTGGCCCCCGCGGCGGCCTCATCCTCTGCCGCGCCGAGCACGCCAAGGCCATCGACAAGGCGGTGTTCCCGGGCACGCAGGGCGGCCCACTGGAGCATGTGATCGCCGCCAAGGCGGTGGCCTTCCGCGAGGCGCTGGAGCCCGCATTCAAGCGCTACTGCGCGCAGATCGTGGCCAACGCCCGCGCCCTCGCCGCGGCGCTCATCACCGACGGCTTCCAGATCGTGTCGGGCGGCACCGACAACCACCTCATGCTCATCGACCTCCGCAATCGCGGCGATGCGCTCACCGGCAAGCTGGCGGAGACAGCGCTCAATGCCGCCGGCATCACGGTGAACAAGAACACCGTGCCCCGCGAGACGCGCTCGCCGTTCGTGACCAGCGGCATCCGCGTCGGCACGTCGGCAGTGACCACGCGCGGCATGCACGAGCCCGACATGGTGCGCATCTCCACGCTCATCGACCGCGTGCTGCGCGCGCCGGAAGACGCCGCCACGATCGACGCCGTGCGTGCCGAGGTGCGGGAGATGGCCGCCGCGTTCCCGTTGTACCCCATGCAGGACGTCGTCGCCACGGCATGA
- the rpiB gene encoding ribose 5-phosphate isomerase B, with product MAEQVALMDGRERIAIASDHAGFELKQRLEAALRGMGYEVDDLGTDSAASTDYADFAHPLAKRVSEGEVERGILLCGTGLGMSYVANRYPRVRAAVSWTPEIAALARQHNDANVLVLPARFVTDDDAVRILKTWLDTPFEGGRHERRVVKIERPPLAGETIR from the coding sequence GTGGCCGAACAAGTAGCGCTGATGGACGGCCGCGAGCGGATCGCCATCGCCTCGGACCACGCCGGCTTCGAGCTGAAACAACGGCTCGAAGCCGCGCTCCGCGGCATGGGCTACGAGGTGGACGACCTGGGCACCGATTCCGCGGCCTCCACCGACTACGCCGACTTCGCGCACCCGCTGGCGAAACGCGTGTCCGAGGGAGAGGTTGAGCGGGGCATCCTGCTGTGCGGCACCGGCCTCGGGATGTCGTACGTGGCCAACCGCTATCCGCGCGTGCGGGCCGCGGTGTCATGGACGCCGGAGATCGCGGCGCTGGCACGGCAGCACAACGACGCCAACGTGCTCGTGCTGCCGGCCCGGTTCGTGACCGACGACGACGCGGTGCGCATTCTCAAGACCTGGCTGGACACGCCGTTCGAGGGAGGCCGCCACGAACGGCGCGTGGTGAAGATCGAGCGGCCCCCTCTTGCGGGCGAGACGATACGATGA
- a CDS encoding Glu/Leu/Phe/Val dehydrogenase, whose translation MKIFDTIAGMGHEQLVLCQDAAAGYRGLIAIHSTTLGPALGGTRFWSYASDEDAIVDALRLARGMTYKNAVAGLNLGGGKSVIIGDNKTASREMLFRAHGRFVESLGGRYITAEDVGTSTADMDFVHMETDYVSGLAGRSGDPSPVTAHGVFRSIQAAAKETWGSDDLAGKTVSVQGCGHVGYYLSKELHEAGAKLVVTDIDAERVKRVVTEFGARGVALDDIYTVEADIFAPCALGAVINDHTIPQLKVEIVTGAANNQLLEERHGTALEKKGILYTPDYVANAGGVINVYGELAGWTLERAFRKADEIYDTVLRVFAIAKQDKVPTYVAADRLAEMRIKTVGSMMRTWPQWPNK comes from the coding sequence ATGAAGATTTTCGATACCATCGCCGGCATGGGCCACGAACAGCTCGTGCTCTGCCAGGACGCCGCCGCCGGCTACCGCGGCCTCATCGCCATCCACAGCACCACGCTCGGGCCCGCGCTGGGCGGCACGCGCTTCTGGAGCTACGCGTCCGATGAGGACGCGATCGTCGACGCGCTGCGGCTGGCGCGCGGCATGACCTACAAGAACGCCGTGGCCGGCCTCAACCTGGGCGGCGGCAAGTCGGTGATCATCGGCGACAACAAGACCGCCAGCCGCGAGATGCTGTTCCGCGCCCACGGCCGGTTCGTGGAGTCGCTCGGCGGGCGCTACATCACCGCCGAGGACGTGGGCACGAGCACCGCCGACATGGACTTCGTGCACATGGAGACCGACTATGTGAGCGGCCTCGCCGGCCGGTCGGGCGATCCGTCGCCCGTCACCGCGCACGGCGTGTTCCGTTCCATCCAGGCCGCGGCCAAGGAGACGTGGGGTTCCGACGACCTCGCCGGCAAGACGGTGTCGGTGCAGGGGTGCGGCCACGTGGGATACTACCTGTCCAAGGAACTGCACGAGGCGGGCGCCAAGCTCGTCGTCACCGACATCGACGCCGAGCGCGTGAAGCGCGTGGTGACCGAGTTCGGCGCGCGCGGCGTGGCCCTCGACGACATCTACACGGTCGAGGCCGACATCTTCGCGCCCTGCGCGCTGGGGGCCGTCATCAACGACCATACGATCCCGCAGCTCAAGGTGGAGATCGTCACCGGTGCCGCCAACAACCAGTTGCTCGAGGAGCGGCACGGCACGGCGTTGGAGAAGAAGGGCATCCTCTACACGCCGGACTATGTGGCCAACGCCGGCGGCGTGATCAACGTGTACGGCGAACTGGCCGGCTGGACCCTGGAGCGCGCCTTCCGCAAGGCCGACGAGATCTACGACACCGTGCTCCGCGTGTTCGCCATCGCCAAGCAGGACAAGGTGCCCACGTACGTGGCCGCCGACCGGTTGGCCGAGATGCGCATCAAGACCGTGGGTTCGATGATGCGTACCTGGCCGCAGTGGCCGAACAAGTAG
- a CDS encoding acyl-CoA dehydrogenase family protein, whose translation MPWALTPLTEEQREIQKMARDFARSELAPHSAAWDRDAYFEPSLVPRMGALGFLGMMIPEQYDGLGLDTLTYLLALEEIAAVDASVAVMMSVHNSLPTQMLLRWGSEEQKQRYLRPMARGEMLGAFALSEPDAGSDAASLRTQAERDGDYWVLNGTKAWVSSGTKGDVILAMARTDSAGDRRGARGISTFIVTPDMPGFRMGKKEDKMGLRASPTVQLAFDNLRVPAANLLGEPGSGFLYAMQSLDNGRLGIAAQSVGIARAALEYSAAYAAERRQFGKPIKEFQAIQFKLADMATRVSAARALLHAAATAKDRGAPVTQFSSMAKLMASESAMWVTTQAVQIFGGYGYVKDYPVERLFRDAKVTEIYEGTSEIQRIVIARELYSHLASSSL comes from the coding sequence ATGCCCTGGGCTCTCACCCCCCTCACCGAAGAGCAGCGGGAAATCCAGAAGATGGCGCGCGACTTCGCGCGCTCGGAGCTCGCGCCGCACAGCGCCGCCTGGGACCGCGACGCGTACTTCGAGCCGTCGCTGGTGCCCCGGATGGGGGCCCTGGGCTTTCTGGGCATGATGATCCCCGAGCAGTACGACGGCCTGGGGCTCGACACGCTCACCTATCTGCTGGCCCTCGAGGAGATCGCGGCCGTGGACGCGTCGGTGGCCGTCATGATGAGCGTCCACAACTCGCTGCCCACGCAGATGCTGCTTCGCTGGGGCTCCGAGGAGCAGAAGCAGCGATACCTGAGACCGATGGCGCGCGGTGAGATGCTGGGCGCCTTCGCGCTCTCGGAGCCCGACGCGGGGTCCGACGCCGCGTCGCTGCGCACGCAGGCCGAGCGCGACGGCGACTACTGGGTGCTCAACGGCACCAAGGCCTGGGTGTCCAGCGGCACCAAGGGCGACGTGATCCTCGCCATGGCGCGCACCGATAGCGCCGGCGACCGCCGCGGCGCCCGCGGCATCAGCACGTTCATCGTCACCCCCGACATGCCGGGATTCCGGATGGGCAAGAAGGAGGACAAGATGGGCCTCCGGGCCTCGCCCACCGTGCAGCTGGCGTTCGATAACCTGCGGGTGCCGGCGGCCAACCTGCTCGGCGAACCCGGCAGCGGCTTCCTGTACGCCATGCAGTCGCTGGACAACGGGCGGCTCGGCATCGCCGCGCAGTCGGTGGGCATCGCGCGCGCGGCGCTGGAATACTCCGCGGCCTACGCGGCCGAGCGGCGGCAGTTCGGCAAGCCGATCAAGGAATTCCAGGCCATCCAGTTCAAACTCGCCGACATGGCCACCCGCGTGTCGGCGGCCCGGGCGCTGCTCCACGCTGCGGCCACGGCCAAGGATCGTGGCGCCCCCGTGACACAGTTCAGTTCCATGGCCAAGTTGATGGCCAGCGAGTCCGCCATGTGGGTGACCACCCAGGCGGTGCAGATCTTCGGCGGGTACGGATACGTGAAGGACTATCCCGTCGAACGGTTGTTCCGTGATGCGAAGGTGACGGAGATCTACGAGGGCACCTCGGAGATCCAGCGGATCGTGATTGCGCGCGAGTTGTATTCCCATCTGGCATCCTCTTCCCTCTGA
- a CDS encoding 3-hydroxybutyryl-CoA dehydrogenase, which produces MTERIAVLGAGQMGNGIAHVFAQAGYPVTMIDISTAALAKGRETIARNLDRQIKKGALQQTDRDAILGRITDRDTLDAVADASLVIEAVTENRELKAKIFAELDAKAPAGAILATNTSSISITEIAGRTKRPELVIGMHFMNPVPVMQLVEIIRGLATSDATTAKVVELSRAVGKTPVEANDFPGFIANRILMPMINEAVYCLMDGVGTVDAIDTVMKLGMNHPMGPLTLADFIGLDTCLAILEVLHDGLGDPKYRPCPLLRKYVAAGWLGRKSGRGFYTY; this is translated from the coding sequence ATGACGGAGCGCATTGCGGTGCTCGGCGCCGGCCAGATGGGCAACGGCATCGCGCACGTGTTCGCGCAGGCCGGCTATCCGGTGACGATGATCGATATCTCCACCGCCGCGCTCGCCAAGGGGCGCGAGACGATCGCCAGGAACCTCGACCGCCAGATCAAGAAGGGCGCCCTCCAGCAGACTGACAGGGACGCGATCCTCGGCCGCATCACCGATCGCGACACGCTGGACGCCGTGGCCGACGCGTCGCTCGTGATCGAAGCCGTCACCGAGAACCGCGAGCTCAAGGCGAAGATCTTCGCCGAGCTCGACGCCAAGGCGCCCGCCGGCGCCATCCTCGCCACCAACACGAGTTCCATCTCGATCACCGAGATCGCCGGCCGTACCAAACGCCCCGAGCTCGTGATCGGCATGCACTTCATGAATCCCGTGCCCGTCATGCAGCTGGTGGAGATCATCCGCGGACTGGCCACCAGCGACGCCACCACCGCCAAGGTGGTGGAACTGAGCCGGGCGGTGGGCAAGACGCCGGTGGAGGCGAACGATTTTCCGGGGTTCATCGCCAACCGCATTCTCATGCCGATGATCAACGAGGCGGTGTACTGTCTCATGGACGGAGTGGGCACGGTGGACGCCATCGATACGGTGATGAAGTTGGGCATGAACCACCCCATGGGCCCGCTCACGCTGGCCGACTTCATCGGACTCGACACCTGCCTCGCGATTCTCGAGGTGCTGCACGACGGGCTGGGCGATCCCAAGTACCGTCCCTGCCCGCTGCTGCGCAAATACGTCGCGGCCGGATGGCTGGGACGGAAGTCTGGGCGCGGCTTCTATACGTACTGA